The Candidatus Bathyarchaeum sp. genome has a window encoding:
- a CDS encoding right-handed parallel beta-helix repeat-containing protein, with translation MKKRAFLFVLLLLFVVVSVSFPRIGDVIAEQNTHVVPDDYGSIQEAIDTAVVGDTVYVRSGEYHETLVINKSLSLIGENLDTTIIDGKPPEGYRAIITILSDNVSISGFKLLYGSSGIAVGEVKFCTIQGNKIVGTEQGVLFVGTSCSNITENYYEQIGLSSAIQLSKSDYNAVTGNHIKSCTEGIQIWYDSCNNTISGNRLTNCLNYALSFQYSDCNVISGNEISTSGFGTAICVSNLNIISNNNYVNNEVNFVSDSNESYAMSFGYNVSVNKINKNYWSDYDGTDVDGDDIGDEPYIINEKNQDNYPLMEPADIQTVPEFSSWVCLVFLLTSLSVMTFKRRLFNYRERH, from the coding sequence GTGAAAAAACGGGCATTTTTGTTTGTTTTGCTACTACTTTTCGTGGTGGTTTCTGTTTCGTTTCCACGTATCGGAGATGTTATTGCAGAACAGAATACCCATGTTGTTCCTGATGATTATGGTTCTATTCAGGAAGCTATTGATACTGCGGTAGTTGGAGATACTGTTTATGTGCGAAGTGGAGAGTATCATGAAACCCTTGTGATTAACAAATCGTTGTCGTTGATTGGAGAAAACTTGGACACAACAATAATTGATGGTAAACCTCCTGAAGGATACCGTGCAATCATAACAATATTGAGCGATAATGTTTCAATTTCGGGTTTTAAACTTCTTTATGGCTCCTCAGGAATAGCGGTAGGCGAAGTAAAGTTCTGTACCATCCAAGGAAACAAAATAGTAGGAACTGAACAAGGTGTACTATTTGTAGGTACATCGTGTAGTAACATAACTGAGAATTACTATGAACAGATTGGGCTTTCAAGCGCCATCCAATTAAGCAAGTCAGATTATAATGCAGTTACTGGAAACCATATTAAATCGTGTACTGAAGGAATACAAATTTGGTATGATAGCTGTAACAATACAATTTCCGGAAACAGATTAACAAATTGTTTGAATTATGCCCTCAGTTTTCAGTACTCAGATTGCAATGTAATCAGTGGAAATGAAATATCAACCTCAGGTTTTGGAACTGCTATTTGTGTGTCAAACTTGAATATAATATCAAACAACAATTATGTTAATAATGAAGTGAATTTTGTTTCTGATTCAAACGAATCGTATGCAATGTCTTTTGGATACAATGTTTCTGTAAACAAAATCAACAAAAACTACTGGAGCGACTATGACGGCACAGATGTTGATGGAGACGACATAGGTGATGAACCATACATTATCAACGAAAAAAACCAAGACAACTACCCATTAATGGAACCAGCAGATATCCAAACCGTTCCAGAATTTTCATCATGGGTTTGTTTAGTTTTCTTACTTACTAGTTTATCTGTGATGACCTTCAAAAGAAGATTGTTCAATTATCGTGAACGTCACTAA
- a CDS encoding metal-dependent transcriptional regulator, whose product MNSKQVAVTNQAEEYLEAIYRLENKAGFARTMELSRKLGVVPGSITNTVENLERKQLVIREPYKGVKLTPSGRKIASSILRRHRLAERLLTDFLQIDWSEVHDPACSLEHALTPEILKPLEKALGHPKRCPHGNPIPTDCGRIQEDETVALTELDAQTTGNIIKITEEKPEILRELVKLKLVPGTQLKIVKNTGKAEQMEIKVAEKSCTIDHDLASIIYVKKIQEGSN is encoded by the coding sequence ATGAACAGCAAACAAGTTGCAGTTACAAACCAAGCCGAAGAATACCTAGAGGCAATCTATCGGTTAGAAAACAAAGCAGGGTTTGCTCGAACAATGGAGCTTTCCCGAAAATTAGGAGTGGTTCCAGGTTCAATTACGAACACTGTAGAAAATCTTGAGCGCAAACAACTGGTTATTCGTGAACCATACAAAGGCGTGAAATTAACTCCAAGTGGCCGAAAAATTGCATCTAGCATATTAAGGCGACACCGCCTCGCAGAACGATTACTAACTGATTTTTTGCAAATTGACTGGAGCGAAGTCCACGACCCTGCATGTAGCCTTGAACATGCACTTACGCCAGAAATACTCAAGCCGTTAGAGAAAGCTTTAGGTCATCCCAAAAGGTGTCCTCATGGCAATCCGATTCCTACAGATTGTGGAAGAATACAAGAAGATGAAACAGTAGCTTTAACCGAACTTGATGCACAAACTACCGGGAATATCATAAAAATTACTGAAGAAAAACCTGAAATTCTCAGGGAATTGGTTAAACTCAAACTTGTACCGGGAACTCAACTAAAAATTGTAAAGAACACGGGCAAAGCGGAGCAAATGGAAATCAAGGTTGCAGAAAAAAGCTGCACAATTGATCATGATTTAGCTTCAATTATTTATGTTAAAAAAATACAGGAAGGAAGCAACTAA
- a CDS encoding ferrous iron transport protein A has product MQLPLTELKNGETGIIVSTDFKFNDGPMCHHRAHKGWKKKASIELCIKRLTDLGLTPGTEVTAVKSAPFHGPLEICVRGSRLAIGRGMGSRILVEVKR; this is encoded by the coding sequence ATGCAATTACCATTAACAGAACTAAAGAACGGCGAAACCGGAATTATTGTTTCAACTGATTTTAAATTTAACGATGGACCAATGTGTCACCACCGCGCCCATAAAGGTTGGAAAAAGAAAGCCTCCATTGAATTGTGCATCAAAAGGCTTACAGATTTAGGTTTAACTCCAGGCACTGAAGTGACTGCAGTGAAGTCTGCACCCTTTCATGGCCCTTTAGAAATTTGTGTTCGAGGCTCCCGATTAGCCATTGGTCGGGGAATGGGCAGCCGAATACTAGTGGAGGTAAAACGATGA
- the afpA gene encoding archaeoflavoprotein AfpA: protein MSELQKKKRKRVTWGITGSGDRINEVIEVMKQLKEEYQDDVRITVYTSKAGEQVTKFYLLFKDIKDSFEKVRTEVNANVPTLAVQLQSGKIEFLLIAPVTSNTIAKLANGIADTLLTNSAIMALKTFVPVYLLPCDLKEGTTITQLPDGNEMKLQVRKEEAEQTRKLGKMDGIFILEKPEDIKQVFQKHFK from the coding sequence GTGTCTGAATTACAAAAGAAAAAAAGAAAGCGAGTTACTTGGGGAATCACAGGCAGTGGAGATAGGATAAATGAAGTAATCGAGGTTATGAAGCAACTTAAAGAAGAATACCAAGACGACGTAAGAATAACTGTTTACACATCTAAAGCCGGAGAACAAGTAACAAAATTTTATCTGCTGTTCAAAGACATCAAAGACAGCTTTGAAAAGGTTAGAACCGAAGTTAACGCTAACGTTCCCACTCTTGCAGTTCAACTTCAAAGCGGAAAAATCGAGTTTTTGCTGATTGCACCAGTTACTTCAAACACTATTGCTAAACTGGCAAACGGCATCGCAGACACGTTACTAACAAACTCTGCAATAATGGCGCTGAAAACCTTCGTTCCGGTTTACTTGTTGCCATGTGATCTAAAAGAAGGAACAACAATCACACAACTTCCCGACGGTAATGAAATGAAACTGCAAGTAAGAAAAGAAGAAGCCGAACAAACCCGAAAACTAGGCAAAATGGACGGCATTTTCATACTAGAAAAACCTGAAGACATAAAACAAGTATTCCAAAAACATTTCAAATAA
- a CDS encoding flavodoxin family protein → MIVGICGSPRKAATEHVLLQALTMLEEKGFETELFTVRNKKIDFCTHCDYCLKQKECIKKDDMTTVYNLLKKADGIIVATPVYNGAVSAQIKAVMDRTRALLASDPNSLKNKRGMAIAVGGDRSGGQELAIQQIHTFYILNGIVPISGGFFGANLGASLWSKDTLNGVKEDTEGFRGLKKTVKRFAEELNKQKM, encoded by the coding sequence ATGATTGTTGGCATATGTGGCAGCCCTCGAAAAGCGGCAACAGAACACGTTTTATTACAAGCCCTTACAATGTTAGAAGAGAAAGGGTTTGAAACTGAACTTTTTACGGTAAGAAACAAAAAAATTGATTTTTGCACCCATTGCGATTATTGCCTCAAACAAAAAGAATGCATCAAAAAAGACGACATGACCACAGTATACAATTTACTTAAAAAAGCAGACGGAATAATTGTTGCAACTCCAGTTTATAACGGCGCCGTCAGTGCCCAAATAAAAGCAGTAATGGACCGAACCCGAGCGTTACTAGCTTCTGATCCAAACAGTCTAAAAAACAAAAGGGGCATGGCAATCGCTGTTGGAGGTGACCGAAGTGGAGGCCAAGAACTCGCAATCCAGCAAATTCATACTTTTTACATTCTTAATGGGATTGTTCCCATAAGTGGAGGATTTTTTGGAGCCAACCTTGGAGCTAGTTTGTGGTCCAAGGATACCCTAAATGGGGTAAAAGAAGATACAGAAGGATTTAGAGGCTTGAAAAAAACAGTCAAACGCTTTGCTGAAGAATTAAACAAACAAAAGATGTGA
- a CDS encoding right-handed parallel beta-helix repeat-containing protein: MFPQPVMSAHDGVCIRADGSIDGTSSIQRDGDVYTFTDNLYDVILLVENDNVVIDGAGYILYGDGQIHGPTEAGGMGVELVECNNVTIKNLTIKKFTRGIRLTNSFDCNVYQNTLTNNSIGIELGGVDKSYIDSYASNNTVSGNVIKENNTGIRLNLGSSNTVCENTITKNNYGICILGASENSIIYNHITNNQKGVYFEISGINIFHHNNFDNNINDCWDYGLTPWCFQLPFSVNIWDDGKEGNYWNNYNGTDNNGDDIGDEPYVIDEKNQDNYPLLTPVTIETIPEFSSLTLLFVLLVAVVAVTVNYKRKLQQRSCHK, from the coding sequence GTGTTTCCACAACCTGTAATGAGTGCCCATGATGGTGTCTGTATCAGAGCAGATGGAAGCATTGACGGAACAAGTAGTATTCAACGGGATGGTGATGTTTACACTTTTACGGACAACCTTTATGATGTAATACTTTTGGTTGAAAACGACAACGTTGTTATTGACGGCGCAGGTTATATTCTGTATGGCGATGGACAAATTCATGGTCCAACAGAAGCTGGCGGAATGGGAGTAGAACTTGTCGAATGTAACAACGTTACAATAAAAAATCTAACCATCAAAAAATTCACTAGAGGCATTCGCTTAACCAATTCCTTCGACTGCAATGTTTACCAAAACACCTTAACTAACAATAGTATTGGCATCGAACTGGGCGGTGTCGACAAATCTTACATTGACTCGTATGCAAGTAACAACACTGTAAGTGGGAACGTTATAAAAGAAAACAACACTGGAATCCGTTTAAACCTTGGTTCTTCAAACACTGTTTGCGAAAACACCATAACCAAAAACAATTACGGAATATGTATCTTGGGAGCATCTGAAAATAGCATCATTTACAACCACATTACTAACAATCAAAAAGGCGTTTACTTTGAAATCTCTGGAATTAACATTTTTCATCATAATAACTTTGACAACAACATAAACGACTGTTGGGACTACGGTTTAACACCTTGGTGTTTTCAGTTACCCTTTTCAGTTAACATATGGGACGACGGAAAAGAAGGAAACTACTGGAACAACTACAACGGCACAGACAACAACGGCGACGACATAGGAGACGAACCATACGTTATTGACGAAAAAAACCAAGACAATTATCCGCTTCTAACTCCAGTAACCATCGAAACTATTCCTGAGTTTTCATCACTAACACTTCTGTTTGTCCTGTTGGTTGCTGTCGTGGCAGTAACAGTCAACTACAAACGAAAATTACAACAAAGGAGCTGTCACAAATAG